In the Gopherus evgoodei ecotype Sinaloan lineage unplaced genomic scaffold, rGopEvg1_v1.p scaffold_62_arrow_ctg1, whole genome shotgun sequence genome, one interval contains:
- the LOC115643543 gene encoding olfactory receptor 6F1-like translates to MTGTEIRNQTSVQEFILLGFPGTWYFWMALAVLFSVMYILTILGNVSIIALVRTHPWLHIPKYFFLCNLSFLEIWYTTACVPKAIGVMLVTSQTISFTVCLLQLFFLLSMGSTECFLLAVMAYDCYLAICHPLRYSSLMNRTFSAQLALASWLCGFLAISVLMSLISSLPFCGPNVINHFICDIDSWIALSCADMRLVELAIFIDSFIVVMVSCAITLVSYIFIISTILRIPAAQVWQKAFSTCSAHLTIVTIWYDSAIFLFLMPSAQNSLDLNKIVNILNTILTPLLNPFIYTLRNKEVKEALGKTVSGILSGFRKVEISSK, encoded by the coding sequence ATGACTGGTACAGAAATAAGAAATCAAACCAGTGTGCAGGAGTTTATCTTACTGGGCTTTCCAGGCACTTGGTATTTCTGGATGGCCCTTGCTGTGCTGTTTTCTGTGATGTACATCCTAACGATCCTAGGGAATGTGTCCATCATAGCCCTAGTGAGGACCCACCCATGGCTCCACATTCCCAAGTACTTCTTCCTCTGCAATCTCTCTTTCCTAGAGATCTGGTACACCACAGCATGTGTCCCCAAGGCCATTGGCGTCATGCTGGTCACAAGCCAAACCATCTCTTTCACTGTTTGCCTCCTGCAattgttttttctcctctccatgGGCTCCACAGAATGTTTCCTCCTGGCCGTCATGGCCTATGACTGCTATCTGGCCATATGCCACCCATTGCGCTACAGCTCCCTCATGAACAGGACTTTCTCTGCTCAGCTGGCCCTCGCCTCTTGGCTGTGTGGGTTCCTGGCTATCTCTGTGCTCATGTCTCTAATATCCAGTTTGCCTTTCTGTGGCCCAAATGTCATCAATCATTTTATTTGTGACATAGATTCCTGGATAGCCCTTTCCTGTGCTGATATGCGCCTTGTTGAGCTGGCAATATTCATCGACTCATTCATTGTTGTCATGGTCTCATGCGCAATAACCCTGGTCTCCTACATTTTCATTATCTCCACCATCTTGAGAATCCCTGCAGCCCAAGTctggcaaaaggccttttccacttgcTCAGCCCATCTTACCATCGTGACTATCTGGTACGACTctgccatttttctttttctcatgcCGTCTGCACAGAACTCACTGGATTTGAACAAAATTGTCAACATCTTAAACACTATCCTAACTCCACTATTAAACCCTTTCATTTACACTCTGAGAAACAAGGAGGTGAAGGAAGCCTTGGGAAAGACAGTCAGTGGAATATTAAGTGGTTttagaaaagttgaaatttcatcaaaatga